The genomic window TACTGTTGTTTTATCTTTGATATAATGCTTTTAGGTTTTATATCTTTGCCTAAATCAACTTTAAGCTTAGACATAAAATATTTTGGGTAGCTATTTTTAAGCTCGCTCATTTTAATTTTCTTTTCGGCTAATAAGCTCAAAAACAGTGCAGTTCCAACTAAAGCATCTCTACCATAGTTGAGCGGAGGATAAATAATTCCGCCGTTACCTTCGCCACCAATTACGGCGTGGACTTCTTTCATTTTGGCAACAACATTGACTTCGCCAACAGCCGAAGCATAATATTTGCCTTTGTGTTTTTCGGTTATATCTCTTAGCGCTCTCGACGAAGACAGATTTGAAACGGTGTTGCCTTTTGTTTTGCTCAAAATGTAGTCGGCTACGGCTACCAAAGTGTATTCTTCGCCAAACATGGTTCCATCTTCGTTAATTAGTGCTAGTCTGTCAACGTCTGGGTCGACAACTATACCTAAATCAGCTTTGTGGTGTTTAACGGCTTTGCTTATTTCGGTTAAGTTTTCTGCAAGCGGTTCAGGGTTGTGTGCAAAATTGCCGTCGGGAGTGCAGTTTATAGTAATTATTTTCTTAACGCCCAATTCTTTCAGCAATTCGGGAATAGCAATGCCACCAATCGAATTTATACCGTCGACAACAATTTTAAAATTGGCTTTGCCAATTTTTATAGCATTTACTTCCGGTAATTTTTTAATCGTTTTGATGTGGCGTTTTAAAGCCGTATTATCTCTTTTGTATTCGCCAATTTTATCGTGGCTACAGAAAGCAATTTCCGGATTTTTCGAGAAAGCTATCACTTGCTTAGCACTGTTTTCGTCTAAAAACTCTCCGTTTTTATTGTACAGTTTAAGTGCGTTCCACTGTGCCGGGTTGTGGCTTGCCGAAATAACTATTCCACCGTTTGCTTTAAGCAAATTGACTGATAATCCAACTGTTGGAGTAGTAGCCATACCTAAATCGATAACGTTTATGCCCATGCTTTGAAGTGTAGCACAAACTATTTTCGATATTGTTTCGCCCGATGTGCGACCATCTCGCCCAACAACTACTTTATACTCGGATGCTGAATATTGTTTTTTTATATATTCGCTGAAACCCATTGTGTATTCAACTATCCTTTGAGGCGTAAGGTTGTCTTCATACGAACCGCCAATAGTGCCTCTAATGCCTGAAATTCCTACTTTTAATGCCATAGTAAATAGATTTTAATTTTCTACAAAGTTAATATATTCTTTATAGAAAAGAAACACGAAATGCAAAAAAATCAGTTTTTTTACATCAATTAGTTGAGCGAAATCAATGTCTATTTACAAGATATTATTTTCTAGACCTAATGGTCTTAATCATATCTTCGGTCATGTTAGTAAGGTTCCATTTCGGGTTCCAACCCCATTCGGCTCTAGCACATGAGTCGTCCATGCTGTTGGGCCACGATTCGGCTATAGCTTGTCTAATTGGGTCAACATCGTATGATAGTTCAAAGTTAGGTATTGTTTTTCTGATTTCAGCAGCAATAATTTCGGGGCTAAAACTCATAGCCGTAACGTTAAATGAGTTGCGGTGTATAAGTTTGCTTGGGTCGGCTTCCATAATATCAATAGCTGCGTCTAAAGCGTCGGGCATGTACATCATATCCATGAATGTGCCTTCAGCAATTGGGCTAGTATATTTTCCGTATTCTATTGCGTGGTAATATATTTCGACTGCGTAGTCGGTTGTGCCGCCACCTGGTTTTGTAACGTTGGATATAAGTCCGGGATAACGCACCGAACGAGTATCTACGCCATATTTTTTGAAATAATAGTCGCTAAGCAATTCGCCTGTAACTTTGGTTATACCGTACATTGTTGAAGGACGTTGTATAGTATCTTGCGGAGTGTTGTCTTGAGGAGTGCTAAGACCAAAAGCTCCTATTGAACTTGGCGTAAATACGGCACATTTGTACTCTCTGGCAACTTCAAGGCAATTCATCAAGCCGCCTATGCCTACTTCCCAAGCTAACATTGGTTTTTGCTCTCCAACAGCCGATAGAATTGCGGCTAAATTGTAGATAGTGTCAATTTTGTATTTTTTTACAACATCAATTATTCGTTCTTTGTTAGTAGCGTTAACTTGTTCCGCAGGTCCACTTTCTAAAAGTTCTCCTTTGGGTTCTGAAACATTATATCCGGCAATTACATTGCCGTTACCGTATATTGAACGTAGTTTTAATGTAAGTTCGGAACCTATTTGTCCCACTGAGCCTAGTACTAATATGTTTTTCATTTGTGTTACTTGTTAGATGTTAATTTTAAATTTTTTACTGCACAAAAGTAACTATTCTTTGGCAATTTATAAGCTAATTTTGTATAAAAATTTATCTTTGCTTAAAAGTTACTTGGTTTGGTAATGGCGAAAACAAAAAAAGTAAGCATAACACAAAATTTAAATAATATCACAGTCAGCGCCTTTTGCTGTATAGGTGCGAAAATACCTATATATACATTGGCTCATTTTATAAATAAATATGCTGATTTAAATTTGGTTAGAGAAAAAGATTTTGAGTTTATTTTCGATAAAAATCATTTCTGTACCTTTTTTTATTTCTGCAAGATTGAGGAATACATAACAGAAGTATATTTAATTAATAACTACTATCAGAACAACTACGTTTTTAAGGACTTAAAAAATATTCCATATTTATTGATAATTAAAGGAGAAATGTCAGATGATATGATTGATGGTATTATTACGTCTATCAGAAAAATAAATGATATCGCGTTTATTTCAAGAATAGATCATAGCAAAATAGCAAACATTTCTTTGTTTTTCCAAAATGTAGAGCTCCATGTACAAAGTATCAGTGATGGGTGATGGGTGGTTGGTGGTTCGTGGTTCGTGGTTCGTGGTGCGAGGTTTCTAAAATTAGAAATCAGAAGTTAGAAATTAGAATAGGCTACCGATTATTTGTTTTTGTTAAAAGTTTAATGGAAAGGTGCGTAGCACCGAACCATTACATTCAGTAGTGTTTCATCGATTTTGTTAAATTTTCATTCCGCAAAAATTCTACAAAGCCAATAGCTAAGAGCCAAAGGCTAAAAGCTAAGTTGAGTACAGATAGGTGCGTTAGCACCGTGCAATTTGTAGTAATTGTATATATTACATAAAAGGTGCGTAGCACCGAACCATTACATTCAGTAGTGTTTCATCGATTTTATTAAATTTTCATTCCGCAAAAATTCCACAAAGCCAATAGCCAAGAGCCAAAGGCTAAAAGCTAAATAAAGTACAAATAGGTGCGTTAGCACCGTGCAATTTGTAGTAATTGTATATATTACATTAAAGGTGCGTAGCACCGAACCATCACATTCAGTAGTGTTTCATCGATTTTGTTAAACTTTCATACCGCAAAAATTCCACAAAGCCAATAGCCAAGAGCCAAAGGCTAAAAGCTAAATAAAGTACAAATAGGTGCGTTAGCACTGTGCAATTTGTAGTAATTGTATATATTACATTAAAGGTGCGTAGCACCGAACCATTACATTCAGTAGTGTTTCATCGATTTTGTTAAATTTTCATTCCGCAAAAATTCTACAAAGCCAATAGCTAAGAGCCAAGAGCCAATGGCTAAA from Lentimicrobiaceae bacterium includes these protein-coding regions:
- a CDS encoding phosphoglucosamine mutase codes for the protein MALKVGISGIRGTIGGSYEDNLTPQRIVEYTMGFSEYIKKQYSASEYKVVVGRDGRTSGETISKIVCATLQSMGINVIDLGMATTPTVGLSVNLLKANGGIVISASHNPAQWNALKLYNKNGEFLDENSAKQVIAFSKNPEIAFCSHDKIGEYKRDNTALKRHIKTIKKLPEVNAIKIGKANFKIVVDGINSIGGIAIPELLKELGVKKIITINCTPDGNFAHNPEPLAENLTEISKAVKHHKADLGIVVDPDVDRLALINEDGTMFGEEYTLVAVADYILSKTKGNTVSNLSSSRALRDITEKHKGKYYASAVGEVNVVAKMKEVHAVIGGEGNGGIIYPPLNYGRDALVGTALFLSLLAEKKIKMSELKNSYPKYFMSKLKVDLGKDIKPKSIISKIKQQ
- a CDS encoding NAD-dependent epimerase/dehydratase family protein, with the translated sequence MKNILVLGSVGQIGSELTLKLRSIYGNGNVIAGYNVSEPKGELLESGPAEQVNATNKERIIDVVKKYKIDTIYNLAAILSAVGEQKPMLAWEVGIGGLMNCLEVAREYKCAVFTPSSIGAFGLSTPQDNTPQDTIQRPSTMYGITKVTGELLSDYYFKKYGVDTRSVRYPGLISNVTKPGGGTTDYAVEIYYHAIEYGKYTSPIAEGTFMDMMYMPDALDAAIDIMEADPSKLIHRNSFNVTAMSFSPEIIAAEIRKTIPNFELSYDVDPIRQAIAESWPNSMDDSCARAEWGWNPKWNLTNMTEDMIKTIRSRK
- a CDS encoding IPExxxVDY family protein — translated: MAKTKKVSITQNLNNITVSAFCCIGAKIPIYTLAHFINKYADLNLVREKDFEFIFDKNHFCTFFYFCKIEEYITEVYLINNYYQNNYVFKDLKNIPYLLIIKGEMSDDMIDGIITSIRKINDIAFISRIDHSKIANISLFFQNVELHVQSISDG